A stretch of the Candidatus Binataceae bacterium genome encodes the following:
- the tssE gene encoding type VI secretion system baseplate subunit TssE — protein MSRFNFAPGSRALLFDRLAESQGPSAETASNGRDESAARRLDEADLRASVRRELADLLNTRAPVPVGVLEQRTRSTIDYGIPDLSVFPVGEHDATTRLAMHMRRAILAYEPRLSDPVIEIARGVGSAETISILVRGALTVGMMRVPVVFSLSLGGAAADVHAN, from the coding sequence ATGTCCCGCTTCAACTTCGCTCCGGGATCTCGCGCGCTGTTGTTTGACCGGCTGGCCGAGTCACAGGGTCCGTCAGCCGAGACGGCGTCGAACGGGCGCGACGAAAGCGCGGCGCGGCGCCTTGACGAAGCTGATCTGCGCGCTTCCGTGAGGCGCGAACTGGCGGATCTTCTGAATACGCGCGCGCCGGTCCCGGTCGGGGTTCTGGAGCAGCGCACCCGCAGCACGATCGACTATGGGATTCCCGATTTGTCGGTCTTTCCGGTTGGCGAGCATGATGCCACCACCCGTCTCGCAATGCATATGCGCCGGGCAATTCTGGCGTACGAGCCGCGGCTCAGCGATCCTGTGATCGAAATTGCGCGGGGGGTTGGAAGCGCCGAGACAATCAGTATCCTAGTGCGAGGGGCTTTGACGGTGGGCATGATGCGGGTGCCGGTGGTGTTCAGTCTGTCGCTGGGCGGAGCCGCAGCGGACGTCCATGCCAATTAG
- a CDS encoding type VI secretion system tube protein Hcp, whose protein sequence is MATNFFLKLETPNIEGESIDSSHAGELQILSWSHSFNQPTKPTRSSAGGGTVEQANHADFSVTKYLDKATDDLLKMCWSGKQIGKGTFTAYRADGDNKPVKYLMIELENIVVSNISFGGGGGDLATETLALAYGKVTYTYTPQKVADGTSDGAQPVYHDLMKQEVG, encoded by the coding sequence ATGGCTACTAATTTTTTCCTGAAGCTCGAGACGCCGAATATCGAAGGCGAGTCGATCGACTCCTCCCACGCCGGGGAACTCCAGATTCTGTCATGGAGCCATAGTTTCAACCAACCGACAAAGCCCACCCGCAGCTCGGCCGGAGGCGGCACCGTTGAACAAGCGAATCACGCCGATTTCTCAGTCACCAAGTATCTCGATAAGGCCACCGACGATTTGCTCAAAATGTGCTGGAGCGGCAAGCAAATCGGCAAGGGCACCTTCACCGCTTATCGCGCCGACGGCGATAACAAACCGGTCAAGTACCTGATGATCGAGTTGGAGAACATCGTCGTCTCCAATATCAGTTTCGGCGGCGGCGGCGGCGACCTCGCGACTGAGACCTTAGCCCTCGCCTACGGCAAGGTGACCTACACCTATACGCCGCAAAAGGTTGCTGACGGGACCAGTGACGGCGCGCAGCCGGTCTATCACGACCTCATGAAACAGGAAGTCGGCTGA